A genomic stretch from Flavobacterium sp. KS-LB2 includes:
- a CDS encoding RusA family crossover junction endodeoxyribonuclease → MKIQVETENCNLQKYYNIEEFADSQIKITLRFDKIISRQSRKTSIDKLSGLIQSELSKFKWIIVGSILVDLTWYLNAVERQETDKIGDIDNITKPIIDSLSGENGVFVDDSQIGGLYSYWITRNDIYEDNVLVIQIKFNNDYVLYKENLKFIQYSNATCMPLNIDLNSKKDLFVAKILIASRNKLRKAASIIKSKGTNVDKYFVCSEYEFHRTRLSGFNSKSILTTDQVNKAIKNVNIKFSDVRKILINNKANKSNDIQSEI, encoded by the coding sequence ATGAAAATTCAAGTTGAAACAGAAAATTGCAATCTTCAGAAATACTATAATATTGAGGAATTTGCAGATAGTCAGATCAAAATAACGCTAAGATTTGATAAAATAATAAGTAGACAATCTAGAAAAACTAGTATAGATAAATTATCTGGGCTAATTCAATCTGAACTTTCGAAATTCAAGTGGATAATTGTTGGCAGCATATTAGTTGATTTAACTTGGTACTTAAATGCGGTTGAGCGCCAGGAAACAGATAAAATTGGAGATATAGATAATATAACGAAACCTATTATTGATTCACTTTCTGGAGAAAACGGTGTTTTCGTTGACGATTCGCAAATAGGGGGGCTTTACTCCTATTGGATTACTAGAAATGACATATATGAAGACAATGTTCTTGTAATTCAAATAAAATTCAATAATGATTACGTTTTATATAAAGAAAACTTAAAGTTTATTCAGTACAGTAACGCTACATGTATGCCTCTTAATATTGACTTAAATAGCAAAAAGGATTTGTTTGTTGCAAAAATTCTAATAGCTTCAAGAAATAAATTAAGGAAAGCCGCGTCCATAATTAAATCAAAAGGGACAAATGTTGACAAGTATTTTGTTTGTTCCGAATATGAATTCCACCGGACACGTCTTTCTGGATTTAATTCAAAATCTATCCTAACAACTGATCAAGTAAATAAGGCAATTAAGAATGTTAATATCAAATTTAGTGACGTGAGGAAAATTCTAATAAATAATAAAGCAAATAAAAGCAATGATATTCAATCAGAAATATGA